One stretch of Bordetella avium DNA includes these proteins:
- a CDS encoding electron transfer flavoprotein subunit alpha/FixB family protein: protein MTTLVIAEHDNAQLKGATLNTIAAAVKIGGDVHVLVAGANARGVAEQAAAAAGVSKVLLADAPQLAEGLAENLAAQVLAVAPAYSHILFPATASGKNVAPRVAAKLDVAQVSDIISVESADTFQRPIYAGNAIATVQSGDAVKVITVRATGFDAVAATGGTAAIEEMAAVADSGLSSFVGREVAKSDRPELAGARVVVSGGRGLGSAENFKILDPLADKLGAALGASRAAVDAGYAPNDWQVGQTGKIVAPQLYVAVGISGAIQHLAGMKDSKVIVAINKDPEAPIFGVADYGLVGDLFQVVPELTSAL from the coding sequence ATGACGACGCTTGTTATTGCTGAACACGACAACGCCCAGCTCAAGGGCGCGACCCTGAATACTATTGCGGCCGCCGTCAAGATCGGTGGCGATGTGCACGTGCTGGTGGCGGGCGCCAACGCCCGTGGCGTGGCCGAGCAGGCCGCCGCTGCCGCCGGCGTGAGCAAGGTCTTGCTGGCCGATGCGCCGCAACTCGCCGAAGGCCTGGCGGAAAATCTGGCCGCCCAGGTTTTGGCCGTGGCGCCGGCCTACAGCCACATTCTGTTCCCGGCCACGGCTTCGGGAAAGAACGTCGCGCCGCGCGTGGCTGCCAAGCTCGATGTGGCCCAGGTTTCCGACATCATCAGCGTGGAGTCGGCGGATACCTTCCAGCGCCCGATCTATGCCGGCAACGCCATCGCCACCGTGCAATCGGGCGATGCCGTCAAGGTCATCACGGTTCGCGCCACCGGCTTTGACGCCGTGGCTGCCACAGGCGGCACGGCTGCGATCGAAGAGATGGCCGCCGTGGCGGATTCCGGCTTGTCCAGCTTTGTGGGCCGTGAAGTCGCTAAGAGCGACCGTCCCGAATTGGCGGGCGCCCGCGTGGTTGTCTCGGGTGGCCGTGGTCTGGGCAGCGCCGAGAACTTCAAGATCCTCGATCCGCTGGCCGATAAGCTGGGCGCGGCCCTGGGCGCTTCGCGCGCAGCCGTTGATGCGGGTTATGCCCCCAACGATTGGCAGGTCGGACAAACCGGCAAGATCGTAGCTCCTCAGCTGTATGTGGCAGTCGGTATTTCCGGCGCCATCCAGCACCTGGCGGGCATGAAAGACTCCAAGGTCATCGTGGCTATCAATAAAGACCCGGAAGCGCCGATCTTCGGCGTGGCCGATTACGGTCTGGTGGGTGATCTGTTCCAAGTGGTTCCGGAACTGACCAGCGCGCTCTGA
- a CDS encoding electron transfer flavoprotein subunit beta/FixA family protein: MKVLVPVKRVVDYNVKVRVKSDQSDVDIANVKMSMNPFDEIAVEEATRLKEKGSIAEVIAVSCGVAQCQETLRTAMAIGADRGVLVQTDAELQPLAVAKLLKALVDKEQPQLVILGKQAIDDDANQTGQMLAALLDWPQATFASKVELGDGNVTVTREVDGGLETLTLKLPAIITTDLRLNEPRYVTLPNIMKAKKKPLDTVTPQDLGVDAAPRLKTLKVTEPAARKAGIKVADVAALVEKLKNEAKVI, translated from the coding sequence ATGAAGGTATTGGTACCCGTCAAGCGCGTCGTTGACTACAACGTCAAGGTGCGCGTGAAGTCCGATCAATCGGATGTGGACATCGCCAATGTGAAGATGTCGATGAACCCCTTTGACGAAATCGCTGTCGAAGAGGCGACCCGTCTGAAAGAAAAGGGCAGCATTGCGGAAGTGATCGCCGTATCTTGCGGCGTGGCGCAATGCCAGGAAACCTTGCGCACCGCCATGGCCATTGGCGCCGACCGCGGCGTGTTGGTGCAGACCGACGCTGAGTTGCAGCCGCTGGCTGTCGCCAAATTGCTCAAGGCCTTGGTCGACAAGGAACAGCCGCAACTGGTGATTCTGGGCAAGCAGGCGATTGATGATGACGCCAACCAGACCGGCCAGATGCTGGCTGCCTTGCTGGACTGGCCGCAGGCTACGTTCGCCAGCAAGGTCGAGCTGGGCGATGGCAATGTCACCGTGACTCGCGAAGTCGATGGCGGCCTGGAAACGCTGACGCTCAAGCTGCCGGCCATCATCACGACCGACTTGCGCCTGAATGAGCCGCGTTATGTCACGCTGCCCAACATCATGAAGGCCAAGAAAAAGCCGCTGGACACGGTCACGCCGCAGGACCTGGGTGTGGACGCCGCGCCGCGCCTGAAGACCCTGAAAGTCACCGAGCCTGCGGCCCGCAAGGCTGGCATCAAGGTGGCCGACGTCGCCGCGCTGGTCGAAAAACTCAAGAATGAAGCGAAGGTGATCTAA
- a CDS encoding histone deacetylase family protein gives METMYLTHPSCKLHEMGSWHPESPQRLDAISDQLLASGLMPYLGEREVPAATRQDILRVHSAYHLDRLRGLSPEHGYAEIDPDTLMNPHTLEAAYHAAGAGIAAVDALMAGEARTAFCAVRPPGHHAEHSRAMGFCFFNNIAIAASYAMQVHGLTRIAIVDFDVHHGNGIEQAFAGDERVLMCSFFQHPFFPNSGAEHAAANMVNVPMDAYTTGPKVREVVRQQWLPRLEAHAPQLILVSAGFDAHREDDMAQMGLVESDYAWITDQLVAVADRYAQGRIVSTLEGGYSLSALGRSVVAHIRSLSKL, from the coding sequence ATGGAGACCATGTATCTTACTCATCCGTCGTGCAAACTGCATGAAATGGGCAGTTGGCATCCCGAGAGCCCACAGAGGCTGGATGCCATTTCCGATCAACTTCTGGCCAGCGGTCTGATGCCCTATCTGGGCGAGAGAGAGGTGCCCGCGGCCACGCGTCAAGACATTTTGCGCGTACACAGCGCCTATCACCTGGATCGTCTGCGCGGCCTGTCTCCGGAGCATGGCTATGCCGAGATCGACCCGGACACGCTTATGAATCCGCATACGCTAGAGGCTGCCTATCATGCCGCCGGCGCGGGCATTGCGGCGGTTGACGCACTGATGGCGGGCGAGGCCCGGACGGCGTTTTGTGCGGTTCGCCCGCCCGGGCATCATGCCGAACACAGCCGTGCGATGGGCTTCTGTTTTTTCAACAATATCGCCATCGCGGCCAGTTACGCCATGCAGGTTCATGGTTTGACGCGGATCGCCATCGTTGATTTCGATGTCCATCATGGCAATGGCATCGAACAAGCTTTTGCGGGTGACGAGCGCGTACTGATGTGCAGCTTTTTCCAGCATCCTTTTTTCCCCAACAGCGGGGCTGAGCATGCTGCGGCCAATATGGTGAACGTGCCGATGGATGCCTACACCACTGGCCCCAAGGTGCGTGAGGTGGTGCGCCAGCAATGGTTGCCGCGTTTGGAAGCCCACGCACCGCAACTGATCCTGGTGTCAGCCGGTTTTGATGCGCATCGGGAGGACGATATGGCACAGATGGGGCTGGTGGAAAGCGATTACGCCTGGATCACCGACCAGCTCGTCGCGGTGGCGGATCGTTATGCGCAAGGCCGTATCGTGAGCACGCTGGAGGGCGGGTACAGTCTGTCCGCGCTGGGCCGCAGTGTGGTTGCACACATCAGGTCGCTGTCTAAGCTGTAG
- the mltB gene encoding lytic murein transglycosylase B produces MFITRRFLQIGLLAMLLGGCASPPLKLQDASANPSNTKGKPEAIRIGPDSPAAEPSATLGASGKLRPEVSRFGESLASERALPPQAVLDLLADARYSSTVARLIAPSVPGRKVWRSWDTYRARFIEPKRIGWGVEFWNENRAVIERAAQQYGVPASIIVSIIGVETLYGRNMGNFRVIDALATLAFDHPEPARPERVEMFRKQLADFITLTLQGKLEPGTLGSFAGAIGMPQFMPTSIAHYAVDGDDDGHIDLANSVPDAVMSVGSFLQKHGWQRGLPVFAPVILPADPSSLVDGGLVPKLNWAGLQQAGAHLRPGASAEPWQNSPLGVIDLAEEARGTAVYRTGTANFFVITQYNRSYFYATAVADLAAALQARVGRP; encoded by the coding sequence ATGTTCATCACCCGGCGTTTCCTGCAAATCGGCCTACTGGCCATGCTCCTGGGAGGTTGTGCCTCCCCCCCTTTGAAGCTCCAAGACGCCAGCGCAAACCCCTCGAACACCAAGGGTAAACCCGAGGCCATTCGCATCGGACCGGACAGCCCTGCGGCAGAACCTTCCGCCACGCTGGGCGCAAGCGGCAAACTCAGGCCCGAGGTAAGCCGCTTTGGCGAAAGCTTGGCCAGCGAGCGCGCCCTGCCGCCACAAGCCGTGCTGGACCTACTGGCCGATGCGCGCTACAGCAGCACCGTGGCCCGCCTGATTGCCCCCTCGGTTCCTGGACGCAAGGTATGGCGAAGCTGGGATACCTATCGTGCGCGCTTCATTGAACCCAAGCGCATCGGCTGGGGCGTGGAATTCTGGAACGAAAACCGTGCCGTGATCGAGCGCGCTGCGCAGCAATACGGCGTCCCGGCGTCCATCATCGTGTCCATCATTGGCGTCGAAACGCTATATGGCCGCAACATGGGTAATTTCCGCGTCATCGATGCGCTGGCGACGCTGGCCTTTGACCACCCCGAACCCGCCCGCCCCGAACGGGTCGAGATGTTCCGCAAACAGTTGGCTGACTTCATCACGCTGACGCTACAGGGCAAGCTGGAGCCCGGCACGCTGGGCTCGTTCGCCGGTGCGATCGGCATGCCGCAATTCATGCCCACCAGCATTGCCCATTACGCAGTGGATGGCGATGACGACGGCCACATCGATCTGGCTAACAGCGTGCCCGATGCCGTGATGTCGGTAGGCAGCTTTTTACAGAAACACGGCTGGCAACGTGGCTTACCCGTGTTTGCCCCCGTTATCCTGCCCGCCGACCCATCGTCCCTGGTGGATGGCGGTCTGGTGCCCAAACTGAACTGGGCCGGATTGCAGCAGGCCGGGGCGCACCTCAGGCCTGGCGCCAGCGCCGAACCCTGGCAGAACAGCCCGCTAGGCGTGATCGATCTTGCCGAAGAAGCACGCGGCACGGCGGTATATCGTACCGGCACCGCCAACTTCTTTGTCATCACGCAGTACAACCGCAGTTACTTCTATGCCACAGCGGTGGCTGACCTGGCAGCAGCGCTGCAAGCCCGAGTCGGCCGCCCATAA
- the cysM gene encoding cysteine synthase CysM, with translation MNAITYPTIEQTVGNTPLVRLQRIPGELGQARGNVILAKLEGNNPAGSVKDRPALSMILRAEERGEISPGDTLIEATSGNTGIALAMTAAMRGYRMVLIMPDNLSVERRAAMAAYGAELILTPADKGGMEYARDLATAMQAEGKGKVLDQFANPDNPRAHIEGTGPEIWAQTQGQVTHFVSAMGTTGTIMGVASYLKSRNPAVQVVGAQPAEGSQIPGIRKWPQAYLPKIFDASLVDAYESIVQADAEQMARRMAAEEGIFGGISAAGALVAALRVAERVENATIVFIVCDRGDRYLSTGVFD, from the coding sequence ATGAACGCCATCACTTACCCCACTATCGAGCAGACCGTCGGCAATACGCCGTTGGTGCGCCTGCAACGCATTCCTGGCGAACTCGGCCAGGCCCGTGGCAATGTCATCCTAGCCAAACTGGAAGGCAATAATCCGGCAGGTTCGGTCAAGGATAGACCGGCGCTGTCCATGATTTTGCGCGCCGAAGAACGCGGCGAAATCAGTCCCGGCGATACGCTGATCGAGGCCACCAGCGGCAATACCGGTATTGCCCTGGCCATGACCGCAGCCATGCGAGGCTATCGCATGGTGCTGATCATGCCCGACAATCTTTCAGTAGAGCGCCGCGCTGCCATGGCGGCCTATGGCGCCGAGCTGATCCTCACGCCAGCCGACAAGGGCGGCATGGAGTATGCGCGAGATCTGGCTACCGCCATGCAGGCCGAGGGCAAGGGCAAGGTCTTGGATCAGTTCGCCAATCCGGATAACCCACGCGCCCATATCGAAGGCACGGGGCCGGAAATCTGGGCGCAGACGCAGGGTCAGGTGACGCATTTCGTCAGCGCCATGGGCACCACCGGCACCATTATGGGCGTGGCTAGCTATCTCAAATCGCGCAATCCAGCGGTGCAAGTGGTGGGCGCACAGCCGGCCGAAGGCTCGCAGATTCCGGGCATACGCAAGTGGCCGCAAGCTTATCTGCCCAAGATTTTCGATGCTTCGCTGGTGGATGCCTACGAGTCCATCGTCCAGGCCGATGCCGAGCAGATGGCGCGACGCATGGCGGCCGAGGAAGGTATTTTCGGTGGGATTTCTGCGGCGGGTGCGCTGGTTGCCGCCTTGCGTGTGGCCGAGCGCGTAGAAAACGCCACGATCGTATTTATCGTTTGCGATCGCGGTGACCGTTATCTGTCTACGGGTGTTTTCGACTGA
- a CDS encoding ComEA family DNA-binding protein, translating to MRFAPLLCTALLLGAAFPATALDLNSATAAQLRELKGVGPRSAELIVRERERGGPFLSLQDLSERVRGIGERKIAGFAEAGLTVGQAPSSRTAVSAPPAVPPAASSSASTRKPGASSNKPVPAKAVRQP from the coding sequence ATGCGTTTCGCCCCCTTGCTATGCACGGCATTACTGCTGGGCGCCGCCTTCCCGGCGACGGCCCTTGACCTCAACAGCGCTACCGCTGCGCAACTGCGCGAATTGAAAGGGGTGGGGCCGCGCAGCGCCGAACTCATTGTGCGCGAACGCGAGCGCGGCGGGCCTTTTTTGTCCTTGCAGGATCTAAGCGAGCGCGTGCGCGGCATCGGTGAGCGCAAGATCGCCGGCTTCGCCGAGGCTGGCCTGACCGTGGGGCAAGCGCCGTCTTCGCGCACTGCCGTCTCGGCGCCCCCTGCTGTTCCCCCTGCGGCGTCAAGCTCGGCCTCGACGCGCAAACCTGGGGCCTCCTCCAACAAGCCGGTTCCAGCGAAGGCAGTGCGCCAACCCTGA
- the rfaD gene encoding ADP-glyceromanno-heptose 6-epimerase: MIVVTGAAGFIGSNLVRGLNRRGIYDIIAIDDLTEGDKFRNLVDCRIADYMHHEDARALLKAGQFPRVRAVLHQGACSDTTERNGQYMMDNNYRVTLEWFEYCQANRVPLIYASSAAVYGASTVYVEDPANEGPLNVYGYSKLLFDQVLRTRMDKLTAQVVGLRYFNVYGPHEQHKGRMASVAFHNMNQFLAEGHVRLFSGWDGYADGGQSRDFISVEDVVDVNLHFLDHPGTSGIFNCGTGRAQPFNDVAAAVVNTLRAEQGEAPLSLDELVSQGLIRYIPFPDDLKGRYQSFTQANVDALRAAGYTAVMRDVQTGVSEYVRYWRSRKSLA; this comes from the coding sequence ATGATTGTTGTGACGGGCGCAGCCGGCTTTATTGGCAGCAATCTGGTACGCGGCCTGAACCGCCGGGGCATTTACGACATCATCGCGATTGATGATCTGACCGAAGGCGATAAATTCCGCAATCTGGTCGATTGCCGCATTGCCGACTATATGCATCACGAAGACGCGCGTGCGCTGCTCAAGGCGGGCCAGTTTCCGCGCGTGCGGGCCGTGCTGCATCAAGGGGCCTGCTCGGACACCACCGAGCGCAATGGCCAGTACATGATGGACAACAATTACCGCGTGACGCTGGAATGGTTCGAATATTGCCAGGCGAATCGCGTGCCCCTGATCTATGCGTCGTCGGCGGCAGTCTATGGCGCATCGACTGTCTATGTCGAAGATCCGGCCAACGAAGGCCCTTTGAACGTTTACGGCTATTCCAAGCTGCTGTTTGATCAGGTGCTGCGCACCCGCATGGACAAGTTGACTGCCCAGGTCGTGGGCCTGCGTTACTTCAATGTCTATGGCCCGCATGAGCAGCACAAGGGCCGTATGGCCTCGGTTGCGTTCCACAATATGAACCAATTCCTGGCTGAGGGGCATGTGCGCCTGTTCTCAGGCTGGGACGGCTACGCGGATGGCGGTCAAAGCCGCGATTTCATTTCGGTGGAAGATGTCGTCGATGTGAACCTGCACTTTCTCGATCATCCGGGCACATCGGGGATCTTCAATTGCGGCACGGGCCGTGCGCAGCCTTTCAATGACGTGGCTGCTGCCGTCGTCAATACCTTGCGGGCGGAGCAGGGCGAGGCACCCTTGTCCTTGGACGAGCTCGTGAGCCAGGGCCTGATCCGCTACATCCCCTTTCCGGATGACCTTAAGGGGCGCTATCAGAGCTTTACCCAGGCCAATGTCGATGCTTTGCGCGCGGCCGGCTATACGGCCGTCATGCGTGATGTGCAGACAGGCGTAAGCGAGTACGTGCGCTACTGGCGGTCGCGCAAGTCACTGGCGTAG
- the rfaE1 gene encoding D-glycero-beta-D-manno-heptose-7-phosphate kinase: MMTFPAQAVARARVLVVGDVMLDRYWFGEVERISPEAPVPVVRVARREDRLGGAANVARNIAALGAQATLIGVVGADEAGGRIAVLASEAGVHTRLVTDPDRHTTLKMRVLGRQQQLLRIDFEEEPGQAILEGVDAALAAALSDCDVLVLSDYAKGALARVEGLIALARARQVPVLVDPKGDDYSRYRGATLVTPNRAEMQQAVGRWSSEAQLDQRAQALRQDLDLEALLVTRSEQGMTLFTQDGRQHVDAQAHEVFDVSGAGDTVLATLAVMRATGLDWADAMSWANRAGGIVVGKLGTSVVTGAELAGEAI; this comes from the coding sequence ATGATGACTTTTCCCGCGCAAGCTGTCGCGCGTGCTCGCGTGCTCGTCGTCGGCGATGTCATGCTGGACCGTTATTGGTTCGGTGAGGTCGAGCGTATTTCCCCCGAGGCGCCGGTACCCGTGGTGCGCGTAGCCCGACGAGAAGACCGTCTGGGTGGCGCCGCCAACGTCGCACGTAACATCGCCGCGCTTGGCGCTCAGGCTACCCTGATCGGGGTGGTTGGCGCTGATGAGGCGGGTGGGCGCATTGCTGTGTTGGCGTCCGAGGCCGGAGTGCATACGCGGCTCGTTACCGATCCGGATCGTCATACCACCTTAAAAATGCGGGTGTTGGGCCGTCAACAGCAATTGCTGCGCATCGATTTCGAAGAGGAGCCGGGCCAGGCCATACTCGAAGGCGTGGATGCCGCGCTGGCAGCCGCCTTGTCCGACTGTGATGTGCTGGTGCTTTCCGATTATGCCAAGGGTGCGCTGGCCCGCGTCGAGGGCTTGATCGCCCTGGCGCGAGCCCGCCAGGTGCCGGTCTTGGTCGATCCCAAGGGCGACGACTATTCCCGCTACCGGGGCGCCACGCTGGTGACGCCTAATCGTGCTGAAATGCAGCAGGCGGTGGGCCGCTGGTCCAGCGAAGCGCAGCTCGATCAGCGCGCGCAGGCCCTGCGCCAGGATCTCGATCTGGAGGCCTTGCTGGTGACGCGCTCCGAGCAGGGCATGACCTTGTTCACGCAGGACGGCCGCCAGCATGTGGATGCACAGGCGCACGAAGTATTCGACGTGTCGGGTGCCGGCGATACGGTGCTTGCCACACTGGCCGTCATGCGGGCCACCGGCCTGGACTGGGCGGATGCGATGAGCTGGGCCAATCGTGCTGGCGGCATCGTCGTCGGCAAGCTGGGCACCTCGGTGGTGACTGGCGCTGAACTTGCAGGAGAAGCAATATGA
- the lapB gene encoding lipopolysaccharide assembly protein LapB, protein MDFEPWWLIFVPVLFALGWLAARFDFRQMLRETRTLPDSYFRGLNFLLNEQPDRAIDAFVEVAKLDPETTELHFALGSLFRRRGEMERAIRVHQSLLSRSDLPQAEREHAQHELAQDFLKAGMLDRAEAAFEQLKDTDTRYALPALRSLIRIYESEHDWPRAIEAVKTLQGLVDEPVPQLVHYYCEQAQAALSAKPADIESALAALDAADHAAAATGHGGSMSRGSKVRTSMLRARLAALESDSKRERLYLEGILAEAPEYAGLVAEQLLNNYRQAGEAVQGLAHLRAQYERHASLDLFNVVFRELRAQQGSGPAWAFAREALRHHPSLLGLDRLLEAELAAPAVAGAPSSPVPGADMTLLRSLIHKHTQRLDRYACRSCGFQARRFYWQCPGCNAWETYTPRRLEELE, encoded by the coding sequence GTGGATTTTGAACCCTGGTGGCTGATTTTCGTCCCGGTGCTGTTCGCCCTGGGCTGGTTGGCGGCGCGCTTTGACTTCCGGCAGATGCTGCGTGAAACACGTACCTTGCCGGATTCTTATTTTCGTGGCTTGAATTTCCTGCTGAATGAGCAGCCGGACCGTGCGATCGACGCCTTTGTCGAAGTCGCCAAATTAGACCCTGAAACGACCGAATTGCATTTCGCCCTGGGCAGTCTGTTCCGCCGTCGCGGCGAAATGGAGCGCGCCATCCGTGTGCACCAAAGCCTCTTGAGCCGCTCCGACCTGCCACAGGCGGAACGTGAGCACGCGCAACATGAACTGGCGCAGGATTTTCTCAAGGCGGGCATGCTGGACCGGGCCGAGGCGGCTTTCGAGCAGCTCAAAGACACCGACACCCGTTACGCCCTGCCCGCGCTGCGTTCGCTGATTCGCATTTATGAATCCGAGCATGATTGGCCGCGCGCTATCGAGGCGGTCAAAACCTTGCAGGGCTTGGTTGACGAGCCGGTGCCGCAACTGGTGCACTACTACTGTGAGCAGGCGCAGGCTGCGCTGAGCGCAAAGCCCGCCGATATCGAAAGCGCCTTGGCTGCGCTCGATGCGGCAGATCATGCGGCCGCTGCGACGGGCCACGGCGGCTCGATGAGCCGAGGCTCCAAGGTACGCACCTCGATGCTGCGTGCGCGCCTGGCTGCGCTGGAAAGCGATAGCAAGCGCGAGCGTCTTTATCTCGAAGGCATTCTGGCGGAAGCGCCCGAGTACGCCGGCCTGGTGGCCGAGCAGTTGCTGAACAATTATCGGCAGGCAGGAGAGGCCGTGCAAGGCCTGGCGCATTTGCGCGCGCAATACGAACGTCATGCCTCGCTAGACCTCTTCAATGTGGTATTTCGCGAGTTGCGGGCACAGCAGGGCAGCGGACCGGCCTGGGCCTTTGCCCGTGAGGCGCTGCGTCACCATCCCTCTCTATTGGGTCTGGACCGCTTGCTCGAGGCTGAATTGGCGGCTCCGGCCGTCGCCGGCGCACCGAGCAGCCCCGTGCCGGGCGCGGACATGACGCTGCTGCGCAGTCTGATCCACAAACATACACAACGCCTTGACCGGTATGCCTGCCGCAGCTGCGGTTTTCAGGCACGCCGCTTCTATTGGCAATGCCCGGGCTGCAATGCCTGGGAAACCTATACGCCACGCCGTTTGGAAGAACTTGAATGA
- a CDS encoding LapA family protein, translating into MRYLVWALRLLVFIAVLMFALKNTEPVAVKFYADHVLQDVPLIVVMLATFVLGAVFGLLLTVPASMRRRREAQRLRREVERLQASGTQTPVAPEAVAPMSPL; encoded by the coding sequence ATGCGCTACCTTGTCTGGGCCCTGCGATTGCTCGTTTTTATCGCTGTATTGATGTTCGCGCTAAAGAACACGGAACCGGTCGCGGTCAAGTTCTACGCGGATCATGTGCTGCAAGATGTGCCGCTTATCGTGGTCATGCTGGCGACTTTTGTTTTGGGCGCGGTTTTCGGTTTATTGCTGACGGTGCCTGCGTCGATGCGACGTCGCCGCGAAGCACAACGCCTGCGCCGCGAAGTTGAACGCCTGCAGGCGTCTGGTACGCAAACGCCTGTCGCGCCCGAAGCGGTCGCGCCGATGTCGCCGCTGTAA
- a CDS encoding integration host factor subunit beta — MTKSELIAALSARYPQLAARDTDLAVKTVLDAMTQALASGQRIEIRGFGSFSLSQRSPRVGRNPKSGEQVLVPGKQVPHFKAGKELRERVDLAGNEAGGDSSNESSDPLQAEMDMHAMH; from the coding sequence GTGACCAAGTCGGAGCTGATCGCCGCTCTGTCGGCCCGCTATCCCCAGCTGGCCGCCCGCGACACCGATCTGGCCGTCAAGACCGTTCTTGATGCCATGACCCAGGCCCTGGCCTCGGGTCAGCGCATCGAGATCCGCGGTTTTGGCAGCTTTTCCTTGTCGCAGCGGTCACCCCGCGTGGGACGCAACCCCAAGTCTGGCGAGCAAGTGTTGGTGCCTGGTAAGCAGGTGCCGCATTTCAAGGCAGGTAAAGAGTTGCGAGAGCGCGTGGATCTGGCAGGTAACGAAGCGGGTGGCGATTCTTCTAACGAATCGTCAGACCCGTTGCAGGCTGAGATGGATATGCACGCAATGCATTGA